In Arthrobacter sp. CDRTa11, one DNA window encodes the following:
- a CDS encoding MmgE/PrpD family protein, whose translation MVHSVDLSHDLAGFAANTRFSDLPPQAVEAAKKSILDTLGVMLGASGMEPAVRPIIELLTDAGGKEEARILGFGGRIPATAAAFANGTLAHGLDFDSQTPWGAHPDSSLVPALLALAERKGDVTGKELITAVAIGQELFIRLRCNVGWRMDWNLSSVVGVYSGVAACGSLLGLNVGQIAHSMGIASLNAGGTMEQIFGTGSELRGLYAGFIAQNCVNAALLAQKGMLGMANLFEGEAGVFKVYFNGEYNREKMLENLGSEFLSAGMTYKYWPAVGNAHTYIHAALELARENPIKIEDIETVRVYVGDFAERMSQPLKKRKAPETLMDARFSLPFLVAFALVKGRMGISDFSTDTLKDQQILALANRIEPIADPAYNWNLKLPAGKIEIVTSDGRLIERLGSDVPGTPERPMTWEELQQKFSDCAEASIQPVPLENVKKVQDLVMALEACTEITQVLELVR comes from the coding sequence ATGGTACACAGCGTCGATCTCTCCCACGACCTCGCAGGTTTTGCGGCAAACACGCGGTTTTCTGACCTGCCACCGCAAGCGGTCGAGGCCGCTAAGAAGAGTATTTTGGACACACTCGGCGTCATGCTGGGGGCGAGCGGGATGGAACCAGCCGTTCGACCTATAATCGAGCTCCTCACGGATGCTGGTGGCAAGGAAGAGGCCAGAATACTCGGGTTCGGCGGGCGTATACCCGCCACCGCGGCCGCGTTTGCCAATGGCACGCTAGCTCACGGCCTTGATTTCGACAGCCAAACGCCTTGGGGGGCTCATCCGGACAGTTCACTCGTACCTGCGCTTCTTGCATTAGCGGAACGCAAGGGCGACGTCACCGGCAAAGAGCTAATCACAGCTGTGGCAATTGGACAGGAACTGTTCATTCGTTTGCGTTGCAACGTGGGGTGGCGCATGGACTGGAACTTGTCGTCCGTGGTCGGAGTGTACTCCGGTGTAGCCGCCTGCGGCTCGCTTCTAGGTCTGAATGTCGGGCAAATCGCCCATTCCATGGGCATCGCCAGCCTGAACGCGGGCGGCACGATGGAGCAGATATTCGGCACAGGCAGTGAGCTGCGCGGGCTTTATGCCGGATTCATAGCACAGAACTGCGTGAACGCTGCGCTCCTGGCCCAGAAGGGGATGCTTGGAATGGCCAACCTGTTTGAAGGCGAGGCTGGCGTGTTCAAGGTCTACTTCAATGGTGAATACAACCGCGAGAAGATGCTCGAGAACCTCGGATCTGAATTCCTTTCTGCCGGCATGACCTACAAGTACTGGCCAGCGGTGGGAAACGCGCACACCTATATTCATGCTGCTCTCGAGTTAGCACGGGAAAACCCGATCAAGATCGAGGACATTGAAACCGTCCGCGTCTATGTCGGGGATTTCGCTGAGCGGATGAGTCAGCCGTTGAAGAAACGAAAAGCGCCAGAAACCCTTATGGACGCCAGGTTTTCGTTGCCCTTCCTCGTCGCCTTTGCGCTCGTCAAGGGCAGGATGGGCATCTCTGACTTCTCGACGGATACCCTCAAGGATCAGCAAATCCTCGCGCTTGCGAATCGGATTGAGCCGATAGCTGATCCGGCATACAACTGGAATCTTAAACTGCCCGCCGGAAAGATCGAAATAGTCACAAGCGACGGTCGCCTCATTGAACGCCTAGGTTCCGACGTGCCCGGGACGCCGGAACGCCCGATGACATGGGAAGAGCTCCAGCAAAAGTTCAGTGATTGCGCGGAAGCTTCGATCCAACCCGTTCCCCTTGAGAATGTCAAGAAAGTGCAAGACCTCGTGATGGCTCTGGAGGCCTGTACTGAGATCACTCAGGTCCTCGAGCTGGTCCGCTGA
- a CDS encoding SMP-30/gluconolactonase/LRE family protein, with protein MVEIKLLVDCKNHLGEGPLWDVRDQRLYWIDSTACEIWSCNEDGSDVRTYYVPTYIGSMALRERGGAVLALADGFNFYDFGTQRVTAIANPFTDKPGYRFNDGKVDRAGRFFAGSMGYDFDPLNVSITRKPGDGGSLYRLDPDLSVAEIDTGLVCANAPCWSADDKTFYFGDSEHKLIWAYDYDISAGEVSNKRLHISDQNYARTVDGATVDSEGYLWNAKVLGGRIIRYAPDGSIDGEFEVPVRNVTSVMFGGRNLDVLYFTSMAKAVRGVPTTQDGAGGLFAIYGLGVRGLPEARFAG; from the coding sequence ATGGTTGAAATCAAGCTTTTGGTTGACTGCAAAAATCATCTTGGCGAGGGCCCGCTTTGGGATGTCCGGGACCAGCGCCTCTACTGGATTGATAGCACAGCTTGCGAGATCTGGAGTTGCAACGAAGACGGAAGCGACGTTCGCACCTACTACGTTCCGACCTATATCGGTTCGATGGCGCTGCGAGAACGCGGCGGAGCTGTTCTAGCCTTGGCCGATGGCTTCAATTTCTATGACTTTGGAACTCAAAGAGTCACTGCAATCGCTAACCCCTTCACCGATAAACCCGGCTATCGGTTCAACGACGGGAAGGTTGACCGTGCCGGCCGATTTTTTGCGGGATCTATGGGCTATGACTTCGACCCCCTGAACGTGAGCATAACCCGGAAGCCTGGTGATGGCGGGTCTCTCTACCGGCTGGATCCCGACCTTTCCGTTGCGGAGATCGACACTGGCCTGGTTTGCGCCAACGCTCCTTGCTGGAGTGCTGACGACAAAACCTTCTATTTCGGTGATTCGGAGCACAAGCTCATCTGGGCTTACGACTACGACATTAGCGCCGGCGAAGTTTCCAACAAACGGCTCCATATCTCCGACCAGAACTACGCCCGTACCGTCGACGGAGCGACCGTCGATTCCGAGGGATACCTGTGGAATGCCAAGGTACTCGGGGGTCGCATCATCCGCTACGCCCCGGACGGATCAATCGATGGGGAGTTCGAAGTTCCTGTTCGCAACGTCACCAGCGTCATGTTTGGGGGCCGGAATCTTGACGTTCTCTATTTCACCAGCATGGCCAAGGCGGTTCGTGGGGTGCCCACCACACAGGACGGTGCCGGCGGTCTGTTCGCGATCTACGGACTCGGCGTGAGGGGCCTGCCAGAAGCGCGCTTTGCCGGGTAA
- a CDS encoding SDR family NAD(P)-dependent oxidoreductase, which produces MKRFEERTVVVTGAGSGIGAATVKRLLREGATVVAVDVTQAGVDAAISSADNSNRIHGAVLDVCDQEATVAVLAEMRGKFGGLSGLVNCAGITGEGSIVTTDPEKHRRIMSVNLDGTINMCQAFVLAVKDDTGPRAIVNISSGAGILGVPNRLSYVASKFGISGITKSMSPELGPLGIRVNAVAPGMTRTPLIEYMMSDPEAVARINARHPIGRIGNPEEIAAVIVFLLTDDASFMTGSVVSVDGGQTACL; this is translated from the coding sequence ATGAAGCGATTCGAAGAGCGAACAGTCGTGGTCACCGGTGCCGGAAGTGGCATTGGTGCCGCCACCGTCAAGAGATTGCTTCGTGAAGGAGCAACAGTGGTTGCGGTGGACGTCACGCAGGCTGGCGTCGATGCTGCAATTTCAAGCGCGGACAACTCCAACCGGATCCACGGAGCGGTGCTTGATGTCTGTGACCAAGAAGCGACAGTGGCAGTTCTCGCCGAAATGCGTGGAAAATTTGGCGGCCTTAGTGGCTTGGTAAACTGCGCGGGTATTACAGGTGAAGGAAGTATCGTCACCACCGATCCCGAAAAGCACCGCAGGATCATGTCTGTGAATCTAGACGGAACGATCAACATGTGCCAAGCATTTGTGCTTGCAGTCAAAGACGACACAGGGCCGCGCGCCATTGTAAATATCTCTTCGGGCGCAGGTATCCTGGGCGTGCCCAACCGCCTCTCCTACGTCGCCTCCAAGTTTGGAATTTCGGGCATAACGAAATCCATGTCACCCGAGCTCGGTCCCCTCGGTATCAGGGTCAACGCCGTCGCCCCCGGGATGACCAGGACTCCCTTGATCGAATACATGATGAGCGATCCCGAGGCCGTGGCACGTATTAATGCAAGGCATCCTATTGGGCGAATAGGCAACCCTGAAGAAATCGCTGCGGTTATCGTTTTTCTTCTCACCGATGATGCAAGCTTCATGACTGGATCGGTTGTCTCAGTGGATGGCGGCCAGACTGCGTGCCTTTAG
- a CDS encoding IclR family transcriptional regulator — protein MDTETSESKYRAPALAKGLEILELLASAEAGLSQAEIGKTLGRTTSEIFRVLMVLRERGYVELDSGERYHLTTKLFEVAHRHPIIRRLTAIAGDEMQKLANRISQSIHLCILNSGKLLVIAQVDGPDTNVNTVRLGAQIPIDDSASGRVLAAFMEEEELSHLLALAGNETSARRARFLSDLTEVRKAGFCQGPSLTIQGVTNISAPVFDHTGKAVAAITAPFIHRLSGMETVPVEQAREMLVQTCRELSRRMGAGVTEDQTDEKVNKHP, from the coding sequence GTGGACACGGAAACAAGTGAGAGCAAGTATCGCGCACCGGCCCTGGCGAAGGGGCTCGAAATTCTTGAACTCCTCGCTTCGGCGGAAGCCGGACTCAGCCAAGCCGAGATCGGCAAGACGCTCGGCCGTACCACATCGGAGATTTTCCGCGTGCTGATGGTGCTGCGTGAGCGCGGCTACGTAGAGCTAGATAGCGGTGAGCGTTATCACCTGACGACGAAACTGTTTGAGGTCGCTCACCGTCATCCAATCATTCGGCGTTTGACGGCAATCGCCGGCGATGAGATGCAAAAACTTGCCAATCGCATAAGCCAAAGCATTCACCTCTGCATCCTCAATTCCGGGAAGTTGCTGGTTATCGCTCAGGTCGACGGTCCAGATACCAACGTAAATACGGTCCGTCTCGGTGCGCAGATTCCCATCGACGACTCTGCATCTGGCCGGGTCCTTGCCGCGTTCATGGAGGAAGAGGAACTCTCGCATTTGCTGGCGCTCGCAGGCAACGAGACAAGTGCTCGCCGCGCGCGATTTCTTTCCGATCTTACCGAGGTACGCAAAGCTGGGTTCTGCCAAGGGCCGTCGCTCACAATTCAAGGAGTAACGAACATTTCGGCCCCGGTGTTTGACCATACCGGTAAGGCCGTGGCTGCGATCACGGCGCCTTTTATCCATCGCCTATCGGGCATGGAGACAGTGCCCGTGGAGCAAGCCCGCGAGATGTTGGTCCAAACTTGCCGGGAATTGTCCCGCCGGATGGGTGCAGGCGTCACTGAAGATCAGACGGACGAAAAGGTCAACAAACACCCATAG
- a CDS encoding universal stress protein: MSGIILVGVDGSGTAGKAAESARDLAASLGASLHVVSAFDSDRAEVFGSGSDQLTVSNADAAEHVARTVADTLGRDIEVTYSAVRGRPADALIKEALRIEARIIVVGNRRMQGIGRVLGSVANSVAHSAPCDVYIANTYDTD; encoded by the coding sequence ATGAGTGGAATCATCCTTGTAGGAGTCGACGGTAGCGGAACGGCAGGCAAGGCAGCGGAGTCAGCCAGGGACCTTGCTGCATCGTTGGGCGCATCGTTGCACGTGGTATCAGCCTTCGACAGCGACCGCGCCGAAGTTTTCGGCAGCGGCAGTGATCAGTTGACCGTGTCCAATGCGGATGCCGCCGAGCACGTCGCCCGCACCGTCGCCGACACGCTCGGACGGGACATTGAAGTGACCTACTCCGCAGTACGTGGCAGACCGGCCGACGCACTCATCAAAGAGGCCCTGAGGATAGAAGCCCGGATCATCGTCGTCGGTAACCGGAGGATGCAGGGCATTGGCCGCGTCCTCGGCAGCGTTGCCAACAGCGTGGCCCACAGCGCTCCCTGTGACGTCTACATCGCCAACACCTACGACACCGACTGA
- a CDS encoding SDR family NAD(P)-dependent oxidoreductase — MKTTIAIIGAGPGLGLASASRFGAEGFNVALLSRTQEHVDALAAELTGAGITARGYAADVRDHESLNTALARAADELGPIELLQYSPVPSKEYLRPVLETTREELRSALEFSALGAAAAMNAVLPGMRALGRGTALFVNGSSAVRPNHNYAGTSAAFAAESAYAQMLHDALAPEGIHVAQLIIPLGIGGGDPAHEPAALSDSLWRIYTEGKDFRTFVTPLE; from the coding sequence ATGAAGACCACCATCGCGATCATCGGAGCCGGACCTGGCTTGGGTCTCGCCTCTGCCAGCCGCTTCGGAGCCGAAGGCTTCAACGTCGCACTCCTCTCCCGTACGCAGGAACACGTGGATGCACTCGCCGCTGAACTGACCGGCGCCGGCATTACCGCCCGCGGCTACGCCGCCGACGTCCGTGACCATGAGTCACTCAACACCGCTCTTGCCCGGGCAGCCGACGAGTTGGGGCCGATAGAACTCCTTCAATACAGCCCTGTGCCATCTAAGGAATATCTGCGCCCTGTTCTTGAAACGACGCGCGAAGAACTTCGCTCTGCGCTGGAATTCTCCGCGCTGGGCGCTGCGGCCGCCATGAACGCGGTTCTTCCCGGCATGCGTGCCCTCGGCCGGGGAACCGCCTTGTTCGTTAACGGTTCCAGCGCCGTCCGTCCCAACCACAACTACGCAGGAACCTCTGCCGCGTTCGCCGCTGAATCCGCGTATGCCCAGATGCTTCACGACGCCCTGGCACCGGAAGGAATCCACGTCGCGCAGCTCATCATTCCCTTGGGCATCGGTGGAGGCGATCCCGCGCACGAACCGGCCGCCCTGTCCGATAGCCTCTGGCGCATCTACACCGAAGGGAAGGACTTCCGTACCTTCGTGACACCTCTCGAATGA
- a CDS encoding SDR family NAD(P)-dependent oxidoreductase, which translates to MSRILVTGSTDGLGRAAAKALLDDGHTVVVHARTSGRLAVVQDLLDRGAQAVVGDLARLDEVRGLAQQANALGRFDAVIHNAGVIGGPSLLSVNVVAPFVLTAEMERPDRLIYLSSSMHHGGHADLAGVDWSGGQKPRSYSDSKLFVTALAAAVARLWPDVSTYAVDPGWVPTRMGGPGASDELRLGHVTQAWLAAAGNPEALRSGRYWHHQKTQAPHQAAGDEHFQAALLSSLADYTGIAIQGAPK; encoded by the coding sequence GTGTCCCGCATCCTCGTTACCGGCTCCACCGACGGGCTCGGCCGCGCGGCGGCCAAAGCGCTGCTCGACGACGGCCATACCGTCGTCGTGCATGCCCGCACGAGCGGGCGGCTGGCAGTTGTCCAAGACCTCCTCGACCGCGGCGCGCAGGCCGTGGTTGGCGACCTCGCCAGGCTTGACGAGGTACGCGGACTGGCCCAGCAAGCAAACGCCCTGGGCCGATTCGACGCCGTAATCCACAACGCTGGCGTCATCGGAGGGCCGTCCCTGCTGTCGGTGAACGTCGTCGCCCCCTTCGTCCTCACAGCGGAAATGGAACGGCCTGACCGTTTGATTTACCTCAGCAGCAGCATGCACCACGGCGGCCATGCAGATCTCGCCGGGGTGGACTGGAGCGGCGGACAAAAGCCCCGTTCATATTCCGACAGCAAGCTGTTCGTGACTGCCCTCGCGGCGGCGGTTGCAAGGTTGTGGCCGGATGTGAGCACTTACGCCGTGGATCCCGGGTGGGTGCCGACCCGGATGGGCGGTCCAGGCGCCAGCGACGAACTTCGGCTTGGCCACGTCACACAGGCCTGGCTGGCTGCGGCAGGGAACCCCGAAGCACTCCGGAGCGGGCGCTACTGGCACCACCAGAAGACGCAGGCGCCTCATCAGGCGGCAGGTGATGAACACTTCCAGGCGGCGCTCCTTAGCTCGCTGGCCGACTACACGGGAATCGCGATCCAGGGAGCACCAAAATGA
- a CDS encoding DUF6152 family protein, with translation MRFITSIARQTRAGARHAKLAAASVILAATFIGFHASTAEAHHGFDDFDTDRLYYISGTVSQVRWGDPHSYFTATLDSELPADTPELALPEQLQAPEDSGPIRDAPSYSGSYDVLEVVIAPPSFTGRWGLDRPLVDGERVEAVGYIGASHDDEFRPVVFWFEDGQPVNQVLGSELPARPLPVPYPADGSAAADVDHDARAAAEGSDGTSPIAVWVTVGVVLVVVVAGGALYLRARSRRE, from the coding sequence ATGCGCTTCATCACAAGCATCGCGCGACAGACCCGCGCCGGCGCCCGCCACGCTAAGCTAGCGGCGGCCTCCGTAATTCTCGCGGCGACGTTCATTGGCTTCCACGCCAGCACCGCAGAGGCCCATCACGGGTTCGACGACTTCGACACGGACCGCCTGTACTACATCTCGGGTACCGTCTCGCAGGTCCGCTGGGGCGACCCGCATTCCTATTTCACCGCCACGCTCGACAGCGAGCTCCCCGCTGACACGCCTGAACTGGCTTTACCTGAGCAGCTGCAGGCCCCTGAAGACAGCGGTCCAATCAGGGACGCTCCGTCGTACAGTGGCTCCTATGACGTGTTGGAGGTCGTCATCGCGCCCCCGAGTTTCACGGGAAGGTGGGGCCTCGACCGTCCGCTCGTTGACGGCGAGCGAGTCGAAGCGGTCGGCTATATCGGCGCGAGTCACGACGATGAGTTTCGTCCGGTCGTGTTCTGGTTCGAGGACGGGCAGCCGGTCAATCAGGTGCTCGGAAGTGAACTGCCGGCGAGGCCGCTGCCGGTTCCGTATCCCGCGGACGGCTCGGCTGCCGCCGACGTTGACCACGATGCCCGGGCTGCTGCCGAGGGCTCGGACGGTACGTCGCCGATAGCGGTGTGGGTCACGGTCGGTGTGGTGCTGGTCGTCGTCGTTGCAGGAGGGGCTCTGTATCTGCGCGCCCGGTCGCGTCGAGAGTGA
- a CDS encoding fumarylacetoacetate hydrolase family protein: MRLLTLRLNNGSNGAGTAGPAKTAAVRQDGGTLTEIDGFADVGALLQDPAWETTAKAASGATHALDGADLAAVVTSPGKIICVGHNYRNHIKEMGREVPEYPTLFAKYAESLIGPNDDLALPQESDTVDWEAELAVIIGKTGRRIPEADAANHIAGYAVLNDISMRDYQFRTIQWLQGKTWEKSTPFGPALVTKDEVTPGPLMTSAVDGDIQQSTPTSDLVFTPEFLVSYISTIITLNPGDVIATGTPGGVGHAQDPKRYLQEGQLLVTTIEGLGQLKNRVVKEA; this comes from the coding sequence ATGAGACTCCTCACCCTCCGCCTGAACAACGGCAGCAACGGCGCCGGCACCGCCGGTCCCGCCAAGACTGCGGCGGTCCGCCAGGACGGCGGCACCCTTACCGAGATCGACGGGTTCGCCGACGTCGGGGCCCTGCTGCAGGACCCCGCCTGGGAAACCACGGCCAAAGCCGCCTCCGGCGCAACGCACGCGCTCGACGGCGCGGACCTTGCCGCCGTCGTGACCTCCCCCGGGAAAATCATCTGCGTCGGCCACAACTACCGCAACCACATCAAGGAAATGGGCCGCGAAGTCCCCGAATACCCCACCCTGTTCGCCAAGTACGCCGAATCCCTGATCGGGCCCAACGACGACCTGGCCCTGCCGCAGGAATCAGACACCGTGGACTGGGAAGCCGAACTCGCCGTCATCATCGGCAAAACCGGCCGCCGCATCCCCGAGGCCGACGCCGCCAACCACATCGCCGGCTACGCCGTCCTGAACGACATCTCCATGCGCGACTACCAGTTCCGCACCATCCAATGGCTGCAGGGCAAAACCTGGGAGAAGTCCACCCCGTTCGGCCCGGCCCTGGTCACCAAAGACGAAGTCACCCCCGGCCCGCTGATGACCTCCGCCGTCGACGGGGACATCCAGCAAAGCACCCCCACCTCGGACCTGGTGTTCACGCCCGAGTTCCTGGTCTCCTACATCTCCACCATCATCACCCTGAACCCCGGCGACGTGATCGCCACCGGCACCCCCGGCGGCGTCGGCCACGCCCAAGACCCCAAACGGTACCTGCAGGAAGGCCAACTCCTCGTCACCACCATCGAAGGACTGGGCCAACTGAAAAACCGCGTGGTCAAGGAAGCCTGA
- a CDS encoding ABC transporter substrate-binding protein produces the protein MEKVTTAVFPSAGSAHIWYAQDHGLFEQAGIDVRVIEVRSSEEQMLLWDTARADFMHTAPDHLLRDRKRDPVALRLEGVGELAVYVRPDVPLRGWATVRWGVDGPDSAFAFVLQAILAERSIPVSVRNVIPVGGTKQRLEALISGSIDGTTLHPPFDAAAEAHGCIRLAGHLTVAPDLATVVLVASRPDLASSRLSGYLHALDQAREDLQAGGPAALAEVLGRRGWSQESSEAVAADVMGPQGLMADQSRLKHGMEEAARLRARFTSGWAPPQDIGQLIAAHSQA, from the coding sequence GTGGAAAAGGTAACTACAGCTGTTTTTCCGTCCGCCGGCAGTGCCCACATCTGGTACGCGCAGGACCACGGACTCTTCGAGCAGGCGGGGATCGATGTACGTGTCATCGAAGTGCGGTCATCGGAGGAACAAATGCTGCTTTGGGACACAGCACGGGCGGATTTCATGCATACGGCCCCCGATCACTTGCTGAGGGACCGTAAGCGGGATCCAGTGGCGCTGCGCCTTGAGGGGGTGGGCGAACTGGCCGTCTATGTCCGGCCGGACGTTCCGCTGAGAGGTTGGGCCACGGTCCGATGGGGTGTCGACGGGCCGGACAGCGCCTTCGCGTTTGTGCTGCAGGCCATCCTGGCAGAACGCTCAATTCCCGTCAGCGTCAGAAACGTCATACCTGTTGGCGGTACCAAGCAACGGCTCGAGGCCTTGATCTCCGGGAGTATCGACGGGACGACTCTGCATCCGCCTTTTGACGCAGCAGCCGAAGCGCATGGATGCATCCGGCTGGCCGGCCACCTCACCGTGGCGCCCGATTTGGCCACCGTAGTCCTCGTCGCTTCACGCCCGGATCTTGCTTCCAGCCGGCTCTCGGGCTACCTGCATGCCCTGGATCAGGCGAGAGAGGATCTGCAGGCGGGCGGACCCGCAGCGTTAGCCGAAGTTCTGGGCAGGCGCGGCTGGAGTCAGGAAAGCTCCGAGGCCGTGGCTGCGGACGTGATGGGCCCTCAAGGGCTGATGGCCGATCAGTCACGGCTCAAACACGGCATGGAGGAGGCGGCACGCCTCCGCGCACGATTCACCTCAGGATGGGCACCGCCCCAGGATATCGGGCAGCTGATAGCAGCCCACTCACAAGCCTGA
- a CDS encoding GntR family transcriptional regulator: MSDPAVLEGLPRPTFSSPRATSLELHSHLRQLITDSLLPPGAILKQAELARVFDVSRTPMREAFRMLQEEGLIEADLNQRAKVKGLDALELDQLYGARICLESLGCRMSTGKLTAEESQEARECLEEMDKARKVQDMSAWMDSHRRFHSLCMSRVSEPLRRTIDSYAQRSERYLRLFQLWHPQSFDAALKEHELILEAVEGMDPQASGSLMAKHLSRTALRVIQDVSPESDALAIREGLAMATGARSRQK; encoded by the coding sequence TTGAGCGATCCCGCTGTCCTGGAAGGGCTGCCCCGACCAACCTTCAGCTCTCCCCGGGCCACCAGTCTGGAACTGCACAGCCATCTCCGTCAGCTCATCACTGATAGCCTCCTGCCTCCAGGGGCAATCTTGAAACAAGCCGAGCTTGCCAGGGTCTTCGATGTCAGCCGTACACCTATGCGCGAAGCTTTTCGAATGCTGCAGGAGGAGGGTCTCATTGAGGCCGATCTGAATCAGCGTGCCAAGGTAAAAGGGCTGGATGCCCTGGAGTTGGATCAGCTCTATGGGGCGCGCATCTGTCTGGAGAGCCTGGGATGCCGGATGAGCACCGGCAAGCTCACAGCGGAAGAATCCCAGGAGGCACGGGAATGCCTCGAGGAAATGGACAAGGCGAGAAAAGTTCAGGACATGTCGGCCTGGATGGACAGCCACCGTCGTTTCCACAGCCTTTGCATGTCCCGTGTGAGCGAACCGCTTCGCAGGACCATTGACTCCTACGCCCAGCGGAGTGAACGGTATCTTCGACTTTTCCAGCTGTGGCACCCGCAGTCCTTTGATGCCGCACTAAAAGAGCATGAACTCATCCTGGAGGCGGTGGAGGGAATGGACCCCCAGGCCTCTGGCAGCCTCATGGCAAAGCATTTGTCGAGGACTGCGCTGAGAGTCATTCAGGATGTATCGCCCGAGTCTGATGCTTTGGCTATTCGTGAAGGGCTGGCAATGGCGACGGGCGCCAGGAGCCGGCAGAAGTAG
- a CDS encoding MFS transporter, whose product MNQHQSATQVTAAASPALVATGPRRGAILLAFAVLCLSFMLNAMDRQVFYPLLPEIRKEFGFTLEESGFLATGFTLGLAVAGFLAGFVVDRYSRKVVVIASILVYSAGTFAIPLSAGLVDMSVYRIISGVGEGVQATALFAIAGSLFFRRRAFASGFIGVAFGAGVFIGPLVGVPFAMQLHTWKAPFFLFAALGLLMVVVIAVTVPRTLTSVDKNAYSISQVTVNYDHVPANPYNRNAILFGLAAVVGGLAFYGFMGLYPTFLREELGFAPGEATIAISMAGLGAMLAVLAGWLGDILSQKWLLMIAFVLVAVVGWLMYAVVTEPLGQYCLAFLMGALASGALFPNLATAMQRSVRPAHIGRGQGLFMLMYYVAAAFSGLLFASSVSQWGWSAAGIWQLSVLPLGAALILFFVDTRTMIGGARTASRTGSASS is encoded by the coding sequence TTGAATCAACATCAGTCAGCAACTCAGGTCACGGCCGCAGCGTCGCCGGCTTTGGTCGCCACTGGTCCACGGCGCGGCGCGATCCTTCTGGCCTTCGCCGTACTCTGCCTGTCGTTCATGCTCAACGCCATGGACCGTCAGGTGTTCTACCCGCTCCTCCCCGAGATCCGCAAGGAATTCGGCTTCACGCTTGAGGAATCGGGATTCCTCGCAACCGGCTTCACTCTTGGCCTGGCGGTAGCTGGCTTTCTGGCCGGCTTCGTTGTTGACCGTTACTCGCGGAAAGTGGTTGTCATCGCCAGCATTCTTGTCTACTCGGCAGGAACTTTTGCGATCCCGCTCTCGGCGGGTTTGGTCGACATGTCGGTATATCGCATCATTTCCGGTGTGGGTGAGGGAGTGCAGGCCACCGCACTGTTCGCGATTGCCGGCTCTCTGTTTTTCCGCCGCAGGGCCTTTGCATCTGGCTTTATCGGCGTAGCGTTCGGCGCCGGGGTGTTCATTGGCCCCCTGGTAGGGGTTCCCTTCGCCATGCAGCTCCACACCTGGAAGGCGCCGTTCTTCCTCTTCGCTGCACTTGGCCTGCTGATGGTGGTTGTCATCGCCGTTACAGTGCCCCGCACGTTGACCAGCGTGGATAAAAACGCCTATTCCATATCCCAGGTCACGGTGAACTACGACCACGTTCCGGCCAACCCCTATAACCGCAACGCGATCCTATTTGGCCTCGCGGCAGTGGTTGGCGGACTCGCCTTCTACGGTTTTATGGGTCTCTACCCCACCTTCCTGCGCGAAGAGCTCGGATTCGCGCCGGGCGAAGCCACCATCGCCATTTCCATGGCCGGGCTGGGCGCCATGCTGGCGGTGCTGGCAGGATGGCTGGGTGACATCCTGAGCCAAAAATGGCTTCTGATGATCGCATTCGTTCTCGTGGCAGTCGTGGGCTGGCTAATGTACGCCGTTGTGACCGAGCCCCTGGGGCAGTACTGCCTGGCATTCCTGATGGGCGCGCTGGCGAGCGGGGCCCTGTTTCCCAATCTCGCAACAGCCATGCAACGCTCTGTCCGTCCGGCGCATATTGGCCGTGGACAGGGACTGTTCATGCTGATGTACTACGTGGCCGCGGCATTCTCAGGGCTGCTCTTCGCATCCTCGGTGTCGCAGTGGGGATGGTCTGCAGCAGGCATCTGGCAGCTGTCCGTTCTCCCGCTGGGGGCGGCCCTTATCCTGTTCTTCGTTGACACCCGAACCATGATCGGCGGCGCGCGCACTGCTTCGAGAACGGGAAGCGCATCGAGCTGA